A stretch of DNA from Microtus pennsylvanicus isolate mMicPen1 chromosome 20, mMicPen1.hap1, whole genome shotgun sequence:
ACGCCACCCGcaagcctggcttctggccccgaGCCTGTTAGGTGAGAGACACTCAGCCTGCAGTTTGACTGCCCATCTTCCGGGTAGCTGCCTTGCGCACTTGCCTCCTGTCTAGCCACTCACGGTTTAAATTCACAGGGGTGGCAGGTTTTGTGGCTGTGCTGTCCTACGGTCTCTACAAGTTGAAGTCCAGAAGAGATGAGAAGCTGTCCCTTCGTCTCATCCACGTGCGGGTCGCTGCCCAAGGCTGCGCTGTGGGAGCCGTGACCCTAGGTAAGGTTTCTCGGGGCCAGCTGTCCTCTACAGGTGTGCACAGGtgcgtgcatctgtgtgtatgtgtgcacttttGTTCTCCTTATTCTGTTTATTCTTGGTAGAAGATAGAGATGGGCTTGAGACAGTATGATGCTGCAGATAAAAAGGTTCGCCTTGGGCCCTGGAGAGAtgaagcagttaagagcactggctgtttctcagaggactcaggtgcagttcccagcacccacacggtcgCTCAGAACAActcgtaactccagttctgagatCTGAGAGTTCTGGAATCTTCTTCTAGTTTATTCAGCATCAGGCATACACAGTGTGTACTTGCATATTTTCAGGTACTcgtacatataaaaataaacctttaagaaAACAGACTAATAGGGGCGAGGCTTCTTAGTTTCTTACTATTTTCACCTGGTAAGACCTTAAGGAGGGGGTATttttttttcgttgttgttgttgttgttgttgttattgttgttttcaatacgaggtttctctgtagctttagagcctgtcctggaactagctcttgtagagcaggctggcctttaactcacagagatccacctgcctctgcctcctgagtgctgggattaaaggcgtgcaccaacacaACCTAGCTTctcttttagctttttgagacatggattttctgtgtaacaacctaTGGCAGCTTTTCTCAACCTtctaacacagttcctcacgctgtggtgatcctcaaccgtaaaattattttcattgctacttcataactgtaattttgctactgttttgaatcgtaatgtaaatgaTATCTGCTACGTGACCCCCCAGGGGGCCGCGACTcacaggctgagaagcactgctctagggGCAGGTGCTAGCACTGCCTCTACCCCACCCAGCTCTGCTCACGGAAGTGGCTGCATCCCCAGCTATCTGACCAGCAGATGTAGTCACTCAGCACTTTACTTAGGAGAAGCCACTTCAGGTGTGAAGCTTTGCCCACTGAGCAAAGGACTTACAAGAAAAGATAGGcccatgtcttagggtttctattgctgtgacaaaacaccatggccaaagggCGAGCTGAGGACTAAAGGGTTgatctggcttacacttccgcATTGCAgtccaccactgaagaaaatcagGACAGGACTCAAGCTGGGCTGGAACCTGGGggcagagctgatgcagaggccatggaggggtgctgcttactggtttcttcctcatggcttgctcagcctgcattcctatagaacccaagaccacagcccagggatggtaccacctaccatgggctgggccctcccccattaatcactaagaAAGCCACACTTGCCTACTAAGCCTCATCTTAAACTACTAAGGCTTTTTTTCTATTGACGCTCCCTCCTGTCAGATGACTTTACCTGTGTCACACTGACATAAAACTGTGTAGCACAGACCACTTTGGGTGGTGGTGAGCTCACGGTGTAGCCTGGATGGCCTTCAGTGCAGGTGGTCTTCCTGACACTGGCTCACAAGGGCCGGGATTTCAgctgtgccccaccacacctggcatgcATTTCTGAGGTTCGTTTGCTTGAGACAGAATATCTCTAGGTAGTCAAAGGTGGACCCCAAAATTGCTATTTAGTCAAGCCAGACTCAGAATAACAATCCTCATGATAGGATAAGCAAGAATAATTTAGAATGTTCAAACATGAGCTAGCTAGAATACACAGACAGAAGATTCCTACAGTGGCTCTGGTTGGCTGTTTTCCTATGGGCCTTATATATTGGCCTCTTTTTCTATGGACATTATAAATTTCCTATGGCCCTATGGAGTGCAGTCACTGAATAGGTAGTACCAAGACCCTTTAATTACTTTGTTTTGGGGTCCtacactatatagcccaggctagtacTAGGAAGTACCCTAGGCTATCTAGAGCTTGAGCTGTTCCTGCTTCAGGCCTCCTGGTACAGGGATTACGTGTGTGCTCCCGGCCCAGTAGACAATGCTTACATGACCTGTTCAATGGCAAACTTTCTAACACGGCAATAGGACCTGTCAGTTCAACTGCACCAGAGTTCTGGAGGCAAGACATTTCACCCAAGCAATTGTAACGAAATTTCCAATGAAGCCTGGCAGAACCCCGTGAGGATTCTAAAGGTTTCACCGCTGGAGGAGAGTAGCAAGACAGCTTCAGAGTACACTAACTTCACACGGTACACCTTAGAGGGGCACATTAAAAGACATTTACTCAGCACCATCATCAGACTGCAGGGGGCCTAGGCCAGGCCTTGAGGATTGCCTGCCTTTGCAGCAGCAAGGCCAGCTCGGAGACACTCAGGGGGGTTCCCTGAtactttcccctctctcctctccagccAAGCTTTGTTTCCTGCAGTGAGAACCTCTAGCCACAGCTGCAGCTGCCTCTCCTGCTGTGAGAGCCACTGGTCACTATGGCCTCCATACCACAGGGTcagtttctgcttcagtctcctctCCTCGTGGGTCCCAAACCTGAAGAGCTGCTGTAGTTGTAGCTCCAAACCTGCCCTCACTGTTATCAGACCATCCACTAAAGCCACGAGGCCAAGGTCGTCACCACCCACAAACTCCTCTTCAATGGCAACAGCTTCTGTTTGCAGAGCTGCCTTGGCCAGTCACAGGCGTGCACGAAAGCGAAGCCCCTCTCCTGGCCGCCACCTGGGTCAGTCATTCCCATCTCCTCACAAGGCTCTCTCGGCTATCAGTCTTCATCTCCTCAATGTCACCAACAACGCTCTTTGTCATGGTTCAGTGGGCACTTGGTCTCTGCGAACCCTCTCGAGAGGACCCTTCGGTCCACCACCCTTCTGTCCACCCTGTGTGTCCTTGCATCCGTGGTGGCATCCAGCCACTCCACATGCGTGGCATCAGTGACAAACACGAAGCCTCGGAGTGCTTACTGTTTGGTCCTCTTATTACCAAGTGTCACAGCTTAGATATGAGGAGCCTCCAAAGGTTCGTGGCTTGGTTGCCCTTATAGGCTTTCAGGAAGTGACAGCTAGTGTGTTCCCCCAGGAAAATCTAATCTGCTAATGTGTGGGGACACTTCTTGTTTGTCCTGCTGGGAGTGGAAGGCAGGGCAGAAGGAAGGGCTGCTGCCAGGCGGGCTGCAGTGTACAGGGCATCCAGCGCTAACAATCTAGCCTCGGCTGGCAGCAGCAATGAGCCTACGAAACTGCCGTCGGGGCAGCCAGCCGGAGTGATTGTCCTGACTCCGAGTCCACCCACCCCCTTGACCTGCTAAGCACAGGCAGATATTGAACATGTGACTGGTTAATTCAGATGCCTGAATCTGATCAAACATCCGATCAAAGCATTTCCAaagtgtgctttgttttgttcctctgtgagacaggatttcatgtacCTTAGGCTGGTTTCCAACCACTGTGCAGCCAAAGATGACACTGAGCTACTCTTGCTTCTGCCTACCAAGCGCTAGGACTGCTGGCATGTGTTACCGAGCCAGCCAcggtggcccatacctttaaccgtgacactcaggaggcagaggtaggagaatctctgtagttcagagtcagcctggtctatatactgggttccaggacagcatggaaaaaccatctcaaaaaacaacacaaatgtaAACTCGGGGATCATGTAACACTCTACGTTCATAACAATATtggtttctaaattttaaaaaattatagcatTTGCATCTTTATgagtttatgtctgtgtgtgtgtgcgcacatgcacacctgtgtcaatatgtccctgtgtgtgcacatgcacacctgtgtcaatatgtccctgtgtgtgcatgcacacctgtgtcaatatgtccgtgtgtgaacatgcacacctgtgtcaatatgtccctgtgtgtgcacatgcacacctgtgtcaatatgtccctgtgtgtgcacatgcacacctgtgtcaatatgtccctgtgtgtgcacatgcacacctgtgtcaatatgtccctgtgtgtgcacatgcatacctgtgtcaatatgtccctgtgtgtgcatgcacacctgtgtcaatatgtccctgtgtgtgcatgcacacctgtgtcaatatgtctgcgcatgtgtgcatgcacacctgtgtcaatatgtccgtgtgtgtgcacatgcacacctgtgtcaatatgtccgtgtgttcacacatgcacacctgggTCAATATgtccgtgtgtgcatgcacacctgtgtcaatatgtccctgtgtgtgcatgcacacctgtgtcaatatgtccgtgtgtgtgcacacctgtgtcaatatgtccatgtgtgtgtgcacacctgtgtcaatatgtccgtgtgtgcatgcacacctgtgtcaatatgtccgtgtgtgcatacacacctgtgtcaatatgtcccttgtgtgtgcacatgcacacctgtgtcaatagCAAGTGTGCTGGTGTCAGAGAAGCATGTGGGAAAGCGTCAGCGTCTGCGTCTCGTGGACACTACTGATGTGCAATGTTTTTCTGTTCCAGGTGTTCTCTATTCTATGTATAAGGACTACATCAGACCTCGCTTCTTCGATGTACCCAAAAAATAAAGCCAGAAGCTGAAAGCAAGGAGAACAGGACCCTTCTGAGTGTCGGTCCTTAGAAAAGGAGTCTGACGGTGTGCGGATCCCACTGCAGACTCCTCAGAAAGTCTGTGCTGATGTCTTGGTGTGCTACAGTCATTCTAAAGCCACGGCCATCCCCTGAGAATTGCCCTGCTGATCTCCCTTTTCTCACTCAGTCCCCCTTGCAGTAATAACAGGTGCAGCTCAGGACCTTGCGTGTGCAGGCAGCAGCTATACCTGCATCAACAGCGCACTGACAGACTTCTAACCAGGAGCTTAGCAAAAATGTAGTCACTCTACATTCAGCGAGCAATGCTAGTGGGTTTGTTAGGAAAGGGTTGTCAGGGAGGCAAGATGGCGCAGGGAGtgaaggggcttgctgccaagcctgacaacctcagtttgatccctgaagcccagaaagtggaaggagagaatgaactcCGGAAGTTATTCTCTGACCCCTTGTGTGTGCCCACAAACAAACGAGGAGCTGTAGGAATGGAGTGGGCAATGCCCTTGCAGGTGGCCAGGGTTCGATACCtaacccacaaggcagctcatagCCACCTATACCAGGGAAGCAGACaacgtgcgcatacacacacgcaggcaaGTACTCATaagtacacagaaaaacaaattaatatttaGAGCGAGGATGGCAGTCTATAACCTCAGAAGCCAttggcaggaggatcacaagatcCAGTCTGGTCTGGGGTTGTCTACTGTGAAGCCcgttctcaaaaacaaaaacaaggttgGGGGCAGGCAGTATTTTACTGTGCAGCAGTGTCTGTCCTCAAAacagcaatccttctgtctcagctctcCTGCATAGAAGACACCTTTTCTCACAAAGCCTGCCTTTTGTGGTGGGGGAGGTTCTCTGTATacccctgctgtcctggaactcactctgtagaccaggctggcctcaaactcacagagatcctcctgtctctgcctccccagtgcttgcattaaagccgtgcaccaccaccgccctgccaaAGTCTACTTTGCAATGTTACTGAGTGAATGAAAAGGATATATTCATTGCTTAAAAAATTAATGGCAGCGATGCACGCAAACTTACAGACTCAGGTGAGGTGAACTGTAGAGCACTGTTGAAGAAAGGGTGACAAGAGCCGGGTAAACTGGGAGACTCCCCACAGGAGGGTCCTGAAGACAGACATCACTTAACACCTGACTCAGTGAAATACTCCAGGGGCCTAAAGCCGTAACGTCTGAAAAGGGAATCTTCACTGGCTACTAAAATCTTTGATGCTGCCGATGAATTAAACTACGTCATAAGCCTGCATGTTCTCCACCCGTCCTTCAGCACGGGGACACAGCTATGCAGGGGGAACTCGTTGCATGCTTGCTGCCACTCCAGTCTGCAGGATCAGAACATCCGTCCACAACTGGGCTCCACAGCGAACACACGTCGGTTTATCTAGAGATTGGCTATGCTAGCACTTTCATGCTATAATCTGAATCTGTCCCCCATatgaggctgaggtgggaggagtcTCCGAAGAGGTGGAGCCTAATGAGAGACAGTTAGGTCATGAGGGGAAGGATTGGTCACGAGGGCAAGCTGGTAAGAAGGGACAgtcctggatggtggtggtggaacacacctttgatcccagcctcaggaagctgaggcaggtagttctctgagttcaa
This window harbors:
- the Higd1c gene encoding HIG1 domain family member 1C; protein product: MPSDEWSAAEDEGQLSRLLRKSRDSPFVPVGVAGFVAVLSYGLYKLKSRRDEKLSLRLIHVRVAAQGCAVGAVTLGVLYSMYKDYIRPRFFDVPKK